The proteins below come from a single Cylindrospermopsis raciborskii Cr2010 genomic window:
- a CDS encoding homogentisate phytyltransferase → MNQFTPSNWLHSLWKFSRPHTIIGTTLSVLGLYLLTLGVTNSNFSIAHLGQILITWLACISGNIYIVGLNQLIDVDIDKINKPHLPVAAGEFSEEQGKSIVITTGILALALAWISGPFLLVTVVTSLVIGTAYSLPPLRLKQFPFWAALCIFSVRGTIINLGLFEHFSWLLQRSQGIPFAVWTLTLFILVFTMAIAIFKDIPDLEGDLRYNINTFTIKLGKKAVFDIALWLLTFCYIGIIIVGMFQLAEINPTFLVISHTIPLIFLWSKSQKVNLESKKEIAKFYQLIWKMFFLEYLIFPIGALLN, encoded by the coding sequence ATGAATCAGTTTACTCCTTCTAATTGGCTCCACAGCTTGTGGAAGTTTTCCAGGCCTCATACCATTATAGGCACAACTCTAAGTGTACTAGGTTTATACTTGCTGACTCTTGGTGTGACCAACTCTAATTTTTCTATAGCACACTTGGGTCAAATTTTAATCACCTGGTTAGCTTGTATATCCGGAAATATTTATATTGTAGGTTTAAACCAACTAATAGACGTAGATATTGATAAAATCAACAAGCCCCATTTACCCGTAGCTGCAGGAGAATTCTCCGAAGAGCAGGGAAAGTCCATTGTGATTACTACGGGTATTTTAGCTCTAGCTCTAGCTTGGATTAGTGGACCATTTTTATTGGTTACGGTAGTAACTAGCCTAGTAATTGGAACCGCCTATTCCTTACCACCATTAAGGTTGAAGCAATTTCCATTTTGGGCAGCCTTATGTATTTTTTCCGTCCGGGGAACTATTATCAACTTAGGACTGTTTGAGCATTTTAGTTGGCTATTACAAAGGAGCCAGGGCATACCCTTTGCCGTCTGGACTTTAACATTATTTATCCTGGTTTTTACCATGGCGATCGCCATATTTAAAGACATACCTGATTTGGAGGGGGACTTGCGTTATAACATTAATACCTTCACCATCAAATTAGGGAAAAAAGCTGTATTTGATATTGCCCTTTGGTTACTAACATTTTGTTATATAGGAATAATTATTGTTGGTATGTTCCAGTTAGCAGAAATTAACCCCACATTTCTAGTTATCAGTCACACCATACCCCTAATATTCCTATGGTCAAAAAGCCAGAAAGTGAACTTGGAGAGCAAAAAAGAAATTGCCAAATTTTATCAATTAATTTGGAAAATGTTTTTCCTTGAATATCTAATCTTTCCCATTGGTGCCCTTTTAAATTAA
- a CDS encoding methyltransferase domain-containing protein, which translates to MSTKIYQQIQEFYDASSGLWEQIWGEHMHHGYYGADGRERKERRQAQIDLIEAVLNWSGVKHADDILDVGCGIGGSSLYLAQKFHAMSTGITLSPIQSARAKERALEANLQSRSSFLVANAQEMPFGDNSFDLVWSLESGEHMPDKTKFLQECYRVLKPGGTLIMVTWCHRPTDVLPLTEDEQKHLQDIYRAYCLPYVISLPEYYAIASQLGLKNIKTADWSTGVAPFWNVVIDSAFTPQAFLGLLFSGWTTIQAALSLSLMRRGYERGLIKFGLLCGIK; encoded by the coding sequence ATGAGTACAAAAATTTATCAGCAAATCCAAGAATTTTATGATGCTTCCTCTGGTTTATGGGAACAAATTTGGGGTGAACACATGCATCATGGCTATTATGGTGCGGATGGAAGAGAAAGAAAGGAACGTAGGCAAGCACAAATTGATTTAATTGAAGCAGTGCTAAATTGGTCAGGAGTAAAACATGCAGATGATATCTTGGATGTGGGTTGTGGAATAGGTGGTAGTTCCCTATACTTGGCGCAAAAATTTCATGCCATGTCCACAGGAATTACCCTCAGCCCAATTCAATCCGCTAGAGCCAAAGAAAGGGCACTGGAAGCCAATTTGCAATCAAGGAGTAGTTTTTTAGTGGCCAATGCTCAAGAAATGCCTTTTGGTGATAATTCCTTTGATCTGGTGTGGTCACTAGAAAGTGGTGAACACATGCCAGATAAAACCAAATTTCTGCAAGAGTGTTATCGGGTGTTAAAACCAGGTGGTACTTTAATCATGGTAACATGGTGTCATCGTCCCACGGATGTTTTACCACTGACTGAGGATGAACAAAAGCACCTACAAGATATTTACCGGGCTTATTGTCTACCCTATGTGATTTCCCTACCAGAATACTATGCGATCGCCAGTCAATTAGGACTAAAAAACATTAAGACTGCTGATTGGTCAACTGGGGTTGCACCATTTTGGAATGTGGTAATTGATTCTGCTTTTACCCCCCAAGCATTCCTGGGGTTATTGTTTTCTGGTTGGACTACAATTCAAGCGGCGCTCTCTCTTAGTTTAATGCGCCGTGGATATGAAAGGGGTTTAATTAAATTTGGTTTGTTATGTGGAATTAAATAG
- a CDS encoding TrkH family potassium uptake protein has product MTVARTICLGFMAVILCGTILLMMPFSTSNGTWNDPIVALFTSTSAVCVTGLSVVDPGTYFSFWGQLLILLLVQIGGLGYMTTTTFLILLIGKRFDLRQKVAIQQALDRPGMSGSSQIIRSIIATTIIFEITGIFLLLPAFVPDHGWSHGMWLAIFHSINSFNNAGFSLFKDNLIGYQTSLLVVFTVTGLIIFGGIGYQVILDMYLWLRDRLKRKTTFMVFSLDFKVAVSTTLILLVVGTVAFFLIEIRNPETFGKFGFSDQLLLAWFQSVTPRTAGFNTIDIGKMSDAGLFITIALMFIGASPGGTGGGIKTTTLRVLTSCTKAILQGKEEVWLYERKIAITLILKAIGVVFGSLATVLSATVLISLTDPKLEFIQILFEVVSAFGTVGLSTGITGSISTAAKIVIIVTMYIGRVGVLLSMSAILGDPRPSRVHYPEGNLLVG; this is encoded by the coding sequence ATGACTGTTGCTCGGACGATATGCTTGGGATTTATGGCGGTTATCTTATGTGGAACCATTCTGTTGATGATGCCTTTTTCCACTAGCAATGGCACATGGAACGACCCGATAGTAGCACTTTTTACCTCAACTTCCGCAGTCTGTGTGACCGGACTGTCAGTGGTTGATCCGGGTACCTATTTTTCCTTTTGGGGTCAACTACTGATTTTACTGCTAGTACAAATCGGTGGTTTGGGATATATGACAACTACCACCTTCCTGATTTTACTAATTGGCAAAAGATTTGATTTAAGGCAAAAGGTAGCTATTCAACAAGCTCTAGACCGTCCAGGTATGAGTGGTAGTAGCCAAATTATTCGCTCCATTATTGCTACAACTATAATTTTTGAGATTACGGGAATTTTCCTCTTACTCCCCGCTTTTGTCCCTGACCATGGTTGGAGTCATGGAATGTGGTTAGCAATATTTCACAGCATCAATTCCTTTAATAATGCGGGATTTAGTCTCTTTAAAGATAATTTGATAGGTTATCAAACATCCCTACTCGTGGTTTTTACAGTCACTGGGTTAATCATCTTTGGCGGAATTGGTTATCAAGTCATTTTGGATATGTATCTTTGGTTACGCGATCGCCTAAAAAGAAAAACGACATTTATGGTATTCTCCCTTGACTTTAAAGTAGCAGTTAGCACTACTTTAATATTATTAGTGGTAGGGACAGTAGCTTTCTTTCTCATAGAAATTAGAAATCCTGAAACCTTTGGCAAATTTGGATTTTCCGACCAACTATTATTAGCTTGGTTTCAGTCTGTTACTCCAAGAACAGCAGGTTTCAACACCATTGACATTGGTAAGATGAGTGATGCAGGTCTATTTATTACCATTGCTTTAATGTTCATTGGTGCTAGTCCAGGTGGTACGGGTGGTGGGATAAAAACAACAACCTTGAGGGTATTAACCAGCTGCACAAAAGCAATACTTCAGGGTAAAGAAGAAGTTTGGCTCTATGAGCGCAAAATAGCCATAACTCTTATTTTGAAAGCCATAGGTGTGGTTTTCGGCTCTTTGGCAACCGTCTTATCAGCAACAGTTTTAATTAGTTTAACTGACCCAAAACTAGAGTTCATTCAAATTCTTTTTGAGGTAGTCTCAGCTTTTGGTACAGTGGGACTATCCACAGGGATAACTGGTAGTATTTCTACTGCTGCTAAAATAGTTATAATTGTCACAATGTATATAGGAAGGGTCGGTGTTTTATTGTCAATGTCAGCAATATTAGGAGATCCTCGTCCCAGTAGAGTTCACTACCCAGAAGGAAATTTGCTTGTAGGTTAG
- a CDS encoding potassium channel family protein, with amino-acid sequence MDISSLKFFRSLKQDNHQFAVIGLGRFGRSVCSTLHGLGYQVLATDVDEKRVSEALNESIVAHAVQLDSTESAALKEAGIFEFDTVIVAIGNYVQESIITTLNVKEGGVPHVVAKASSEVHCKLLKRVGADHVVFPEYEAGCALARTLTKPSILDRFDLDPDNSIVELIVPDEFHGKTVAEIQLRNRYGLNLLAVSQDGKFKINPDPSKRLERGSAMVVIGCNKDINRLPI; translated from the coding sequence ATGGACATTTCATCATTGAAGTTTTTTCGCAGTTTAAAACAAGACAATCACCAATTTGCAGTAATTGGATTAGGTCGTTTTGGTCGTTCTGTTTGCTCCACATTACATGGTTTGGGTTATCAGGTATTAGCTACAGATGTGGATGAAAAAAGGGTATCTGAAGCATTAAATGAGTCAATTGTCGCTCATGCAGTGCAGTTAGACTCCACCGAATCAGCAGCACTTAAAGAAGCGGGCATTTTTGAGTTTGATACCGTTATTGTCGCTATTGGCAACTATGTTCAGGAAAGTATTATTACCACTCTTAATGTTAAGGAAGGTGGTGTACCCCATGTGGTTGCTAAAGCTTCCAGTGAGGTACATTGTAAGCTCTTAAAAAGAGTAGGTGCAGACCATGTAGTATTTCCCGAATACGAAGCGGGTTGTGCTTTGGCGCGCACTCTAACTAAACCATCAATTTTAGACCGGTTTGATCTAGATCCAGATAATAGTATTGTAGAGTTGATTGTCCCCGATGAATTTCATGGTAAAACCGTGGCCGAAATCCAGCTGCGAAATCGTTATGGTCTAAATTTACTAGCAGTTAGTCAGGATGGTAAGTTTAAGATTAATCCTGACCCCAGTAAACGACTGGAACGTGGTTCAGCGATGGTAGTAATTGGCTGTAATAAGGATATTAATCGCCTACCAATTTAA
- the queA gene encoding tRNA preQ1(34) S-adenosylmethionine ribosyltransferase-isomerase QueA, which yields MQNSDLDISLSGYDYELPPELIAQNPVVPRDSSRLMVINSPNTGTSTPPLDHIFRDLPELLKPGDLLVMNNTRVIPARLYGRKSTGARVEVLLLEEKQHNCWLALVKPGKYFNVGTEIIFDDQGLSSADKLIPQFTARVIERDENTGGRLLQFDLPINVSLLHLLHKLGEVPLPPYINNSHALEEQYQTVYAKYDGAVAAPTAGLHFTPELLVKLRERGIEQEFLTLHVGVGTFRPVEVEDVTTHQMHEEWIEVSGDLVEKIYSTKNAGGRIIAVGTTVVRALEGSAQTGSLQPYTGKVNLFIYPGYQWRVVEGLITNFHLPRSSLLMLVSSLIGRERLLGIYKQAIASRYRFYSFGDAMLILPEARICCS from the coding sequence ATGCAAAATAGTGACCTAGATATCTCATTATCTGGATATGACTATGAACTACCTCCAGAATTAATTGCCCAGAACCCCGTGGTTCCCAGAGACAGTTCTCGCTTAATGGTGATTAATTCCCCCAATACGGGAACCTCCACACCTCCTCTAGACCACATTTTTAGAGATCTACCAGAATTATTAAAACCTGGGGATTTATTAGTGATGAATAATACACGAGTTATCCCCGCTCGACTATATGGTCGCAAGTCTACAGGAGCAAGGGTGGAAGTGTTACTTTTGGAAGAAAAACAACATAATTGTTGGTTGGCATTGGTTAAACCAGGTAAATATTTTAACGTCGGAACTGAAATTATTTTTGATGATCAGGGATTATCCTCTGCGGATAAATTAATACCCCAATTCACTGCTAGGGTGATTGAACGGGATGAGAATACGGGCGGTAGATTGTTGCAATTTGATTTGCCTATAAATGTTTCTTTGCTCCATTTATTACACAAATTGGGGGAGGTTCCTTTACCACCTTATATTAATAATTCTCATGCGCTGGAGGAGCAATATCAAACTGTATATGCTAAATACGACGGTGCTGTGGCAGCTCCCACAGCAGGACTTCACTTTACACCAGAACTATTGGTCAAATTGCGGGAGCGCGGTATTGAACAGGAGTTTCTCACTTTACATGTTGGTGTCGGCACATTTCGACCAGTGGAAGTGGAAGATGTTACTACCCACCAAATGCATGAAGAATGGATAGAAGTTAGTGGGGATTTGGTAGAGAAGATTTACTCTACCAAAAATGCTGGAGGGCGAATTATTGCGGTTGGTACTACGGTAGTTCGCGCTTTAGAAGGTTCTGCCCAAACTGGTTCTTTACAACCATATACAGGCAAAGTTAATCTTTTTATTTATCCAGGCTATCAGTGGCGTGTCGTGGAAGGTCTTATTACTAACTTTCATCTACCTCGTTCTAGTTTGCTTATGTTAGTTAGTTCCCTAATTGGTCGAGAAAGATTATTAGGTATTTATAAACAGGCGATCGCATCTAGATATCGTTTCTATTCTTTTGGTGATGCTATGTTGATTTTACCGGAAGCAAGAATTTGTTGCAGTTAA
- a CDS encoding RpnC/YadD family protein has protein sequence MSQIRANYDEPWKEALTEYFEQFLLFFFPSIHQLINWEKIPESLDKELQRVTASSKTEKRYADKLYKVWLVSGEEMWVLIHIEIQSQYEEEFPQRMYIYNYRAFDLNQKPVISLAILGDERADWQPESYNHNIGGCEVTLKFPIVKLLSYEAKWSELEESNNPFAIIVMAHLKTKATTRNLGEREKWKWSLIRGLYDKGFDREQIIRLFGIIDIMMELPKKLQESLDSKIKTFEEDRKMPLLTNMELRGIETGKEIGKEIGKEIGKEIGEGIGILKNARDYVKLVLRTRLGDIPVKIEQAVDKISVLSILDELLKVAIKVDCFEDFHQSLVKLSPKVPESNESDKS, from the coding sequence ATGAGTCAGATAAGAGCTAATTATGACGAACCATGGAAAGAAGCATTAACCGAGTATTTTGAACAATTTTTGCTCTTCTTCTTTCCTTCAATTCACCAATTAATCAATTGGGAAAAAATCCCCGAGTCTCTGGATAAAGAATTACAAAGAGTCACAGCTTCTTCAAAAACGGAAAAACGCTATGCAGATAAACTATACAAGGTTTGGCTGGTTAGTGGAGAAGAAATGTGGGTGTTAATTCATATTGAAATTCAAAGTCAATATGAGGAAGAATTTCCCCAGAGAATGTACATCTATAATTATCGTGCTTTTGACCTAAATCAAAAACCGGTGATTAGTTTGGCAATTCTGGGAGATGAGAGAGCTGATTGGCAACCAGAAAGTTATAATCATAACATAGGAGGGTGTGAAGTAACCCTGAAATTCCCCATAGTAAAATTACTCAGCTATGAAGCCAAATGGTCAGAGCTAGAAGAAAGTAATAATCCTTTTGCTATCATAGTGATGGCACATTTAAAGACAAAAGCAACCACCCGGAACCTAGGGGAGAGAGAAAAATGGAAATGGAGTTTAATCAGGGGATTATATGATAAGGGGTTCGATAGAGAGCAAATAATTCGATTATTTGGGATAATTGACATTATGATGGAGTTACCCAAAAAGTTACAGGAAAGTTTGGATAGTAAGATAAAGACATTTGAGGAGGATAGAAAGATGCCGTTATTAACTAATATGGAGTTAAGAGGAATAGAGACTGGTAAGGAAATTGGCAAGGAAATTGGTAAGGAAATTGGTAAGGAAATTGGTGAGGGAATTGGCATATTGAAAAATGCCCGTGATTATGTGAAGCTGGTGTTGAGAACAAGATTGGGTGACATACCAGTGAAAATTGAGCAAGCTGTGGATAAAATATCAGTATTGTCTATTTTAGATGAGCTGTTAAAAGTGGCAATCAAAGTTGATTGTTTTGAGGACTTTCATCAATCCTTAGTCAAATTGTCTCCTAAAGTTCCCGAATCAAATGAGTCAGATAAGAGCTAA
- a CDS encoding sterol desaturase family protein, translated as MLYCDVAVFEAVMFVLEKRIFDLIIYPFQLFFLGSSQIYWVYLLGSVLIAIVIYVYVKKWQEDVTFLQYILPKEVYTHPSSVTQYKYFFAIALFEIVFVEPIAIYLDNIADITNKALTEITNITAPWAISNAHIWHNLIFTLFIGLLADFANFFYHYLSHKNQTLWQFHKVHHSAEVITPLTVYRTHPVELLVGIIIITTATGLGTGIWSYLFGTEIKRLLVCGVSLDLFIFYLAGYNLRHSHIWLAYPKWVSHIFISPAQHQIHHSVDPKHYDKNFGYIFGIWDWIFGSLYIPTSYEKLNFGLANGESNLFNSVSNIFLQPFKSILQQIKQINQTTV; from the coding sequence ATGTTGTACTGCGATGTGGCTGTATTTGAGGCAGTAATGTTTGTGTTAGAAAAAAGGATTTTTGACTTAATTATCTACCCATTCCAATTATTCTTTCTGGGATCATCCCAAATATATTGGGTATACTTGTTGGGATCTGTGCTAATTGCTATAGTAATATATGTTTACGTTAAAAAGTGGCAAGAAGATGTGACTTTTTTGCAATACATATTACCCAAAGAAGTCTATACACATCCATCATCAGTTACTCAGTACAAATACTTTTTTGCCATTGCCTTATTTGAAATAGTTTTTGTAGAGCCAATAGCAATATATTTAGATAACATTGCGGATATAACTAACAAAGCTCTGACAGAAATAACGAATATTACAGCACCCTGGGCTATTTCTAACGCCCATATCTGGCATAACTTAATATTTACTTTGTTCATAGGATTATTGGCTGACTTCGCTAATTTTTTCTACCATTATCTCTCTCACAAAAACCAGACTTTATGGCAATTTCATAAGGTGCATCACTCTGCTGAAGTGATCACACCTTTGACTGTATATCGAACCCACCCAGTTGAGTTGCTTGTGGGAATAATAATCATTACTACAGCCACGGGTTTAGGAACTGGTATCTGGAGCTATTTGTTTGGTACAGAAATAAAACGTCTATTAGTTTGTGGAGTTAGTCTCGATCTCTTTATCTTTTATTTAGCTGGATATAACTTGCGTCATTCTCATATCTGGTTAGCTTACCCCAAATGGGTTAGCCACATTTTTATCAGTCCAGCACAACACCAAATTCATCATAGTGTGGATCCAAAGCATTATGATAAAAACTTTGGTTATATTTTTGGAATTTGGGACTGGATTTTTGGCTCTTTATATATCCCAACTAGTTATGAAAAACTGAATTTTGGTTTGGCTAATGGAGAATCCAATTTATTTAATAGTGTCTCCAATATATTTTTACAACCATTTAAATCAATTTTGCAGCAAATCAAGCAAATCAATCAAACCACAGTCTGA